In the genome of Buchnera aphidicola (Chaitophorus sp. 3695), one region contains:
- the dnaQ gene encoding DNA polymerase III subunit epsilon → MNTYNRKIVLDTETTGINSHGSVYLNHRIIEIGAIEIIDRHITKNNFHVYLNPNRLIDKGAYKIHGISNKFLLDKPNFSDIYEKFIKYIKNSELIIHNSKFDLSFLNYELNLLNKNIPEILNYCTVLDTLKLSRKIFPGKKNSLEALCKRYKINYHRKLHSAILDAKLLAKVYLLMTAHQQSFFSMNNSNSLISKININSICNQKAIVKYANKKENYMHIKYLKNMKRKGRCLWIKNINK, encoded by the coding sequence ATGAATACATATAATCGCAAAATTGTTTTAGATACTGAAACTACTGGAATTAATTCTCATGGATCAGTATATTTAAATCATCGTATTATTGAAATTGGAGCGATTGAAATAATTGATCGTCACATCACAAAAAATAATTTTCATGTTTATCTTAATCCTAATCGATTAATAGATAAAGGAGCATATAAAATTCATGGTATATCAAATAAATTTTTATTAGATAAACCTAATTTTTCTGATATTTATGAAAAGTTTATAAAATATATCAAAAATTCTGAATTAATCATTCATAATTCTAAATTTGATTTAAGTTTTTTAAATTATGAATTAAATCTATTAAACAAAAATATTCCAGAAATATTAAATTATTGTACTGTTTTAGATACTTTAAAATTGTCTAGAAAAATTTTCCCTGGAAAAAAAAACAGTTTAGAAGCTTTATGTAAACGTTATAAAATCAATTATCACAGAAAATTACATAGTGCTATTTTAGATGCAAAATTACTAGCTAAAGTATATTTATTAATGACTGCGCATCAACAATCATTTTTTTCTATGAATAATTCTAATAGTTTAATATCTAAAATTAATATTAACTCTATATGCAATCAAAAAGCTATCGTAAAATATGCTAATAAAAAAGAAAATTATATGCATATAAAATATTTAAAAAATATGAAAAGGAAAGGACGTTGTTTATGGATAAAAAATATAAATAAATAA